From Pseudoalteromonas rubra, one genomic window encodes:
- the efpL gene encoding elongation factor P-like protein EfpL, producing MPKASEIKKHAAIDYNGRVMIVRDIERSVPQGRAGGSLYRMRMYDVVNGGKVDETFKAEEMLQLADLTRRPAMLSYIDGDEYVFMDEEDYTPYHIHKDSIAEQVLFINEETKGLLIVVVEGTPVSLDLPSSVELVIEETAPSIKGASASARTKPATLTTGLVVQVPEHISSGDKIKINTAESKFMSRADS from the coding sequence ATGCCTAAAGCCAGTGAAATAAAAAAACACGCCGCGATTGATTATAATGGTCGCGTGATGATCGTCCGAGATATTGAGCGCTCTGTACCGCAAGGTCGTGCTGGCGGCAGTTTATACCGTATGCGTATGTACGATGTCGTCAATGGCGGTAAAGTCGATGAAACCTTTAAAGCCGAAGAAATGCTGCAACTGGCCGATTTAACACGTCGCCCGGCAATGCTTTCTTACATTGATGGTGACGAATATGTGTTCATGGATGAAGAGGACTATACTCCTTATCACATCCATAAAGACTCGATTGCTGAACAGGTGCTATTCATCAATGAAGAAACCAAAGGCCTGCTGATCGTCGTTGTAGAAGGCACACCAGTATCATTAGATTTGCCTTCAAGCGTTGAGCTGGTAATCGAAGAAACTGCGCCCTCTATCAAAGGTGCATCGGCCAGCGCCCGTACTAAGCCTGCCACGTTGACAACGGGCCTAGTCGTACAGGTACCTGAGCACATTTCCAGCGGTGATAAAATTAAAATCAACACTGCGGAATCTAAGTTCATGAGCCGCGCAGACAGTTAG
- a CDS encoding LysR family transcriptional regulator, translated as MDLDLLKTFVEVVKTRHFGRAAENLYITQSAVSFRIRQLEQSLGVNLFIRQRNNIQLTAPGERLLPHANMILTGMQRAKVDVALANNMHKQVSLAGTPNIWDAFLQFGINHIVAAMPGVSLVAEVKAQQESTRLLLERTLDIAVLFDPPKVDELVVKQIKHLAIIPVSTMAQTTCEDFFDKQYVYVDWGTAFSLWHAKQFNGSTPPYFRTSTGRIALDLIMQCGGSAFIPRALAVEPIEKKQLFHIESVKQNAREIYVAYHKGNEQIEQIETIASLLASLPD; from the coding sequence GTGGACCTAGATCTATTAAAAACATTTGTCGAAGTTGTTAAGACGCGACATTTTGGTCGTGCTGCGGAAAATTTATATATAACTCAATCTGCTGTCAGCTTTCGGATCCGCCAGTTAGAACAAAGCCTTGGCGTTAATTTGTTCATACGCCAGCGTAATAATATTCAACTGACTGCACCGGGCGAACGTTTGTTACCCCATGCCAATATGATCCTCACCGGGATGCAGCGTGCCAAGGTTGACGTCGCACTTGCCAATAATATGCATAAGCAAGTGTCACTGGCTGGCACGCCGAATATTTGGGACGCTTTTTTACAATTTGGGATCAACCACATTGTGGCGGCTATGCCTGGAGTATCGCTGGTGGCTGAGGTCAAAGCGCAACAGGAGAGTACCCGCTTGTTATTGGAGCGCACGCTCGATATTGCGGTGCTATTTGACCCACCTAAAGTGGATGAACTGGTCGTTAAGCAAATTAAGCATCTGGCTATCATCCCGGTCAGTACAATGGCGCAAACCACCTGTGAAGACTTTTTCGATAAGCAATATGTTTACGTAGACTGGGGAACGGCATTTTCATTGTGGCATGCGAAACAGTTTAACGGCAGCACACCGCCTTATTTCAGAACCAGTACGGGTCGTATCGCACTGGATTTGATCATGCAATGTGGCGGCTCAGCATTTATACCTCGTGCACTGGCCGTTGAACCGATTGAGAAGAAGCAGCTATTTCATATTGAATCAGTGAAGCAAAATGCGCGAGAGATCTATGTTGCTTATCACAAGGGTAATGAACAGATAGAACAAATTGAGACAATTGCCAGTCTTTTGGCGTCTTTACCTGATTAG
- a CDS encoding DUF413 domain-containing protein has translation MNQNLATLKEAFVTSKHFYDDLNFPRGFSRSGHFTLQESDVLENHGALLKSLYTKASQPQNEFQRQFVDVMEGRQTPGNVMEKTWTKYLKLTTCKTKFHTLFGRSKVETNKEEVEAVAVEADDEM, from the coding sequence ATGAATCAAAATTTAGCGACCTTGAAAGAAGCTTTTGTTACATCTAAACATTTCTATGATGATCTTAACTTTCCTCGAGGGTTTTCTCGCAGCGGACACTTCACTTTGCAGGAGTCTGATGTACTGGAAAACCATGGTGCACTACTAAAGAGCTTATACACCAAAGCTAGCCAGCCACAAAATGAATTTCAACGACAATTTGTCGACGTCATGGAGGGACGACAAACACCAGGTAATGTGATGGAAAAAACCTGGACTAAGTACCTTAAACTCACGACCTGCAAAACCAAGTTCCATACTTTGTTTGGCCGCTCTAAGGTAGAGACAAATAAAGAAGAAGTCGAAGCCGTTGCCGTGGAGGCAGACGACGAAATGTAA
- a CDS encoding tetratricopeptide repeat protein codes for MKTTKLCAIMIAGVLLLSGCKSLVEKGDKLYEAGMYDQSAEFYEQALAEDPQDVEARQRLTLARNKIIDRGLIDVRMLRLSGNHTGAALKLEALLRNQVNWHIEPVGPMAETQNEELRYATIWLRQEALSLSRSAFPDPFRYFELRYAFLIANARLGNTFAQYQAQLQVNAERQCEKLSTSQSKDRLFLQRFYRKYCQAWNIASQPAQQVTAQALYSEIRIAPKLTVQLHDTSTQKQRLQTVLSQLNDAFRDSLWYHPQGEGTFTLNVHATFKHSRNTKLVNRQKHYTLEQPQPDPSEPGSFIDVEVAQTYQYPVTEFTEHYSLDMMYLGRLGGQRIEHKVDDSQVHHTQSHYADFPDLDLEPQQAQFLDVSTHLNKQLTELHTQFVADLDRVWLQTYCEDQLGAADGEYVLRCAKLAPQHDYVNNWFNQHFGLSYQAMSSLYSL; via the coding sequence ATGAAGACAACCAAGCTGTGTGCCATTATGATTGCGGGCGTGCTGTTATTGTCAGGCTGTAAAAGCCTGGTTGAAAAAGGAGACAAGTTGTATGAGGCCGGCATGTATGATCAGTCCGCCGAGTTCTACGAACAAGCCCTCGCCGAAGACCCTCAGGATGTAGAAGCACGTCAGCGGCTCACCCTGGCGCGCAATAAAATCATCGACCGTGGACTCATTGACGTGCGCATGTTGCGCCTGTCTGGCAACCATACCGGCGCGGCACTCAAACTAGAGGCCTTATTGCGTAATCAGGTGAACTGGCACATAGAGCCCGTCGGGCCCATGGCAGAAACCCAAAATGAAGAGCTGCGATATGCAACCATCTGGCTCAGACAAGAAGCTTTGTCACTGTCGCGCTCAGCCTTTCCGGATCCGTTTCGATACTTCGAATTGCGTTATGCATTTTTAATTGCCAATGCCAGACTGGGTAACACTTTTGCTCAGTATCAGGCGCAGTTGCAAGTCAATGCCGAACGACAGTGTGAAAAACTCAGTACATCGCAGAGCAAAGATCGCCTGTTCCTACAGCGCTTTTATCGCAAATATTGTCAAGCCTGGAACATTGCCAGCCAACCCGCACAACAAGTGACTGCCCAGGCCTTGTATTCCGAGATCCGCATAGCACCAAAGCTCACCGTGCAACTGCACGACACAAGCACACAAAAACAACGCCTTCAGACTGTCTTATCTCAGCTAAATGACGCTTTTCGGGACAGCTTATGGTATCACCCTCAAGGTGAGGGGACCTTCACGCTCAACGTCCATGCCACTTTCAAACACAGCCGCAATACTAAACTGGTGAACAGGCAAAAGCACTACACGCTGGAACAACCGCAGCCTGATCCGAGCGAGCCGGGCTCTTTTATAGACGTTGAGGTAGCGCAAACCTATCAGTATCCGGTAACTGAATTCACGGAACATTACAGTCTGGATATGATGTATCTGGGGCGCCTGGGTGGGCAACGGATAGAGCATAAAGTGGACGATAGTCAGGTGCATCACACGCAAAGCCATTATGCAGACTTCCCCGATTTAGATCTGGAACCACAACAAGCCCAATTTCTGGATGTCAGCACGCATTTAAACAAACAGCTCACAGAGTTACATACTCAGTTTGTCGCAGATCTGGATCGCGTGTGGCTGCAAACCTACTGCGAAGATCAACTCGGTGCAGCCGATGGCGAATATGTACTGCGCTGCGCCAAGCTTGCACCGCAACATGATTACGTCAATAACTGGTTTAATCAGCACTTTGGATTAAGTTACCAGGCGATGTCGAGTCTCTACTCGCTTTAG
- the recQ gene encoding DNA helicase RecQ translates to MENLATHSIDTPHGVLKEVFGYSDFRDGQLDVIQACLDGRDSLVLLPTGGGKSLCYQVPALLLQGTCVVVSPLISLMQDQVAQLQALGISAEFINNSLDRAQQQAIYQRLHQGEIKLLYVAPEKVLQNEFIERLSHLQLGLFAIDEAHCVSHWGHDFRPHYCRLHELKHRFASVPMMALTATADLATRSDIVTQLGLQTPFIHTGSFDRPNIRYTIEEKFKPLSQLMRYLRTQKGQSGIVYCSSRKRVDDIAEKLVEAGFNAAAYHAGMSNEQRQFVQNAFARDDIQIVVATVAFGMGINKSNVRYVLHYDIPKSIEAYYQETGRAGRDGLAAEAIMYFDPADIGRVKRFFEDIEDEHRRRVEEQRFSSMASFASAQTCRRQILLNYFSEYQREPCGNCDICLNPPKRFDGTLVAQQALSCIYRAEQRFGLGYIVDVLRGANTARIRDNQHHTLSTYGIGKEHSNEYWLSILRQLIHHGLVAQDITQGAALRLTEGARSVLRGEYALQLAQPRLEAKHVYQDKLAQFNYDKKLFAKLRSLRKELADQDDVPPYVVFSDKTLAEMAQLTPTNDSEFLKVSGVGFTKLSKYGAPFMQLIRNYLDTD, encoded by the coding sequence ATGGAAAATCTTGCAACTCACTCAATCGACACACCGCACGGCGTACTAAAAGAAGTCTTTGGCTACAGTGACTTTCGTGACGGGCAACTCGACGTCATTCAGGCCTGCCTGGACGGGCGCGACAGCTTGGTACTGCTACCAACCGGCGGCGGCAAATCTTTATGCTATCAGGTACCCGCGTTACTTTTGCAAGGCACCTGCGTGGTGGTCTCACCCCTTATTTCTTTGATGCAAGATCAGGTTGCACAGCTACAAGCTCTGGGTATCTCGGCTGAATTTATCAATAACAGCCTCGACCGGGCTCAGCAACAAGCCATCTACCAGCGCCTGCACCAGGGTGAAATCAAACTCCTGTATGTGGCGCCGGAAAAAGTACTGCAAAACGAATTTATTGAGCGCCTGAGTCACCTCCAACTGGGGCTGTTCGCCATCGATGAAGCCCACTGCGTATCGCATTGGGGGCATGATTTCAGACCGCATTACTGTCGTCTGCATGAATTAAAGCATCGCTTTGCCTCAGTCCCTATGATGGCGCTGACCGCCACAGCCGATCTGGCCACCCGCAGTGACATTGTCACTCAGCTCGGTTTGCAGACGCCTTTTATTCATACGGGCAGCTTCGACAGGCCGAATATTCGTTACACCATCGAAGAAAAGTTCAAACCATTATCTCAGCTGATGCGTTATCTGCGCACGCAAAAAGGGCAAAGCGGCATTGTTTACTGCTCCAGCCGTAAACGTGTTGATGACATCGCCGAAAAACTAGTTGAAGCCGGATTTAATGCTGCTGCTTACCATGCAGGGATGAGCAATGAGCAACGCCAGTTCGTACAAAATGCCTTTGCGCGTGATGACATTCAAATTGTGGTTGCAACGGTGGCTTTCGGCATGGGGATCAATAAATCGAATGTGCGCTATGTACTGCACTATGACATTCCCAAGAGTATCGAAGCGTATTACCAAGAAACAGGCCGTGCTGGCCGTGATGGACTGGCAGCTGAAGCCATCATGTACTTTGACCCCGCAGACATTGGCCGGGTAAAACGGTTTTTTGAAGACATTGAAGATGAGCACAGGCGCAGAGTCGAAGAGCAACGTTTTAGCTCAATGGCCAGCTTTGCCTCAGCACAAACCTGCCGACGCCAGATCCTGCTCAACTATTTCAGCGAATATCAACGCGAACCGTGCGGCAACTGCGATATCTGCCTGAACCCACCAAAACGATTTGACGGCACTTTGGTTGCTCAGCAAGCCTTATCCTGTATTTACCGGGCAGAGCAGCGCTTTGGACTCGGCTATATTGTGGACGTGTTACGCGGCGCAAATACTGCACGGATCCGGGACAACCAACACCACACCCTGAGCACCTATGGGATTGGCAAAGAGCACAGCAACGAGTACTGGCTGAGTATTCTACGACAGCTCATACACCATGGCCTGGTTGCACAAGACATAACTCAGGGCGCCGCACTGCGCCTGACCGAAGGTGCCCGCTCAGTATTACGAGGGGAATATGCCCTGCAACTGGCGCAACCACGACTTGAAGCTAAGCACGTTTATCAGGATAAACTGGCGCAGTTCAATTATGATAAAAAGCTGTTTGCTAAATTACGCAGCCTGCGTAAGGAGCTGGCCGATCAGGATGACGTACCACCTTATGTGGTATTCAGTGATAAAACCCTGGCGGAAATGGCACAACTGACACCGACCAATGATAGCGAATTTTTGAAAGTGTCGGGGGTTGGCTTTACCAAACTCAGCAAATACGGCGCACCTTTTATGCAGCTGATCCGTAATTACCTGGACACAGATTAA
- a CDS encoding DUF3630 family protein: MTTYIDHLTDQNHILVTPCSLPEADEFELWGQIFLHLEGLTLLEFHQGADRHQWRFNYAGHPYNLNFEHYSESIWIAPEGLGATEHLPNLVTLLRLNLQQ; encoded by the coding sequence GTGACAACGTACATCGATCATTTAACAGATCAGAACCACATTCTTGTAACTCCTTGCTCGCTCCCTGAGGCAGATGAGTTTGAGCTCTGGGGGCAAATTTTCTTGCACCTCGAAGGCCTTACCTTACTGGAATTTCATCAGGGTGCTGACCGCCATCAATGGCGTTTCAATTATGCCGGACATCCCTACAATCTCAACTTTGAGCACTATAGTGAGAGTATCTGGATCGCGCCGGAAGGCCTTGGTGCCACTGAACATTTGCCGAACCTGGTAACATTATTACGGTTAAATTTACAACAATAA
- a CDS encoding DUF6151 family protein, protein MRSGMMIEGVKLGCQCGQVTGRIAAHPHWQGNRLTCYCQDCRAYLHHLEQADSLNDFGGTDIYQVPPAHVSILTGHDQLACLQLTKGGVYRWYTKCCHTPVGNCFSPFWPMVGIIHSFVREPLDTLVGPTSGSVYCRGALGRLPDELKGTRSQKVMVLRLITKLLAWKLCGKNSPSVFFVNGEPLAAPQQLYSCPADKG, encoded by the coding sequence GTGAGATCAGGCATGATGATTGAAGGGGTTAAACTGGGTTGCCAGTGTGGTCAGGTTACCGGGCGCATTGCTGCGCACCCGCACTGGCAAGGGAATCGTCTGACCTGCTATTGTCAGGATTGTCGTGCGTATCTGCATCACCTGGAGCAGGCGGACTCCCTCAACGACTTTGGCGGAACGGATATTTATCAGGTGCCACCGGCGCACGTCAGTATCTTAACGGGACATGATCAGCTAGCCTGCTTGCAGCTGACCAAGGGAGGCGTTTACCGCTGGTACACTAAATGTTGTCATACCCCGGTTGGTAATTGTTTTAGCCCTTTCTGGCCCATGGTGGGGATCATACATAGCTTTGTGCGCGAACCGCTCGATACTTTGGTGGGCCCCACTTCGGGGAGTGTCTATTGCCGCGGCGCGCTGGGTCGATTGCCAGATGAACTCAAAGGCACACGCTCACAAAAGGTGATGGTGCTGCGGTTGATCACTAAGTTGCTGGCCTGGAAGCTGTGTGGCAAAAACTCACCCTCGGTATTTTTTGTAAACGGCGAACCGCTGGCAGCGCCACAGCAGCTTTATTCATGTCCTGCAGATAAAGGCTAA
- the rarD gene encoding EamA family transporter RarD, which translates to MGTSNETKQGYTFAVLAFLMWGLAPIYFKSLDQVDALEILIHRVVWSVLFIALIIAVKLNWDKVVAVLRQPKLMLMLTVTALLLGFNWGLFIWSVNNGHMLDASLGYYINPLLNVLLGMLFLQERLRPRQQFAVALAVVGVVLQLVSFGSFPVIAFSLAGSFAIYGLLRKTMAVESLPGLLIEAVILLPIALAYWWWLTPSETSNMMVNDWVTNVLLISAGVVTTLPLLCFTAAAKRIPYSTLGFFQYIGPSLMFILAVVFYGEVFSAERVLTFAFIWSALALFSFDSYRSGKAQRRLAAA; encoded by the coding sequence ATGGGAACGAGTAATGAAACGAAGCAGGGGTATACCTTTGCCGTTTTAGCATTTTTAATGTGGGGATTAGCACCCATCTATTTTAAATCGCTGGATCAAGTGGACGCACTTGAAATTCTTATCCATCGAGTGGTCTGGTCGGTACTCTTTATTGCCTTGATCATCGCCGTAAAACTCAACTGGGACAAAGTGGTTGCCGTGCTGCGTCAGCCAAAACTCATGCTGATGCTGACGGTTACGGCCTTATTGCTGGGGTTTAATTGGGGCCTGTTCATCTGGTCGGTGAATAATGGCCATATGCTGGATGCAAGTTTGGGCTACTATATTAACCCTTTGCTCAATGTGTTGTTGGGTATGCTGTTTTTGCAAGAACGTCTGCGGCCTCGTCAGCAGTTTGCGGTTGCGCTGGCTGTTGTTGGGGTGGTGCTGCAATTGGTTAGCTTTGGCTCGTTTCCGGTGATCGCCTTTTCTTTAGCCGGTTCATTTGCGATTTATGGGTTATTGCGTAAGACCATGGCGGTAGAGTCTTTGCCTGGCTTGTTGATTGAAGCCGTTATTCTGCTGCCCATCGCGCTGGCTTACTGGTGGTGGTTAACACCCAGTGAAACCAGCAATATGATGGTGAATGACTGGGTCACTAATGTGTTATTGATTAGCGCAGGGGTTGTAACGACCTTACCTTTATTGTGTTTCACCGCTGCCGCAAAACGTATTCCCTATTCGACTTTGGGTTTCTTTCAATATATTGGACCAAGTTTGATGTTTATTCTGGCTGTGGTGTTCTATGGTGAGGTATTTAGTGCTGAGCGGGTGTTAACGTTCGCCTTTATCTGGTCAGCCCTGGCATTGTTTAGTTTTGATTCCTACCGTTCGGGTAAAGCGCAGCGCCGTCTCGCGGCTGCGTAA
- a CDS encoding ShlB/FhaC/HecB family hemolysin secretion/activation protein, whose translation MGWIVRTSILAVLTSMVTTSAQVAASTPSSVSEHCSNNRPTVPEDDNLHRQLDSTDTLPDLLNASVVSIELRQLNVFDTSLPEEDNAVFRFANRAHIKTKPEVIRNLLLFTQGGEYDPKLLRESERLLRQQPYIYDARIFAEQTCDGEVAVTVITRDLWTLLPDISFSRSGGDNSTRLGFRESNLLGYGKRLSLTHISDPDRSGYLFVYDDPQILSSRYRGRLEYADNDDGKVHYVGVEYPFFSISTPYSYGISNLSNRRVESLYNLGEEISEYQQLSEISNLYIGRSFALDNDWTRRLLLGYQDEKQEFTRLRGTTLPIAENRTLRYPYIQAQWFEDAYIKVRNFDSIYRTEDLNLGWNINAQLGYSDSELSDDDSRWVLAFNANKAHFTSADSLLRFAFNLHGYWNKRQDQAENLLFSSRLQYYLNTSLHQSWYAQLEIQYGKHLSADKQITLGGETGLRGYPSNYLQGNRRILLNLEKRYYWEYDLLHLFKVGGAAYFDIGRVDGRPIPPPLPDSLDEPHTLTDLQQHALTHQIQGQFLKNIGIGLRLAPSRANSGLVLHLDVAAPLDGPDNIDSVQWLFTVKNRF comes from the coding sequence ATGGGTTGGATTGTTCGCACTTCAATACTCGCAGTACTCACATCGATGGTAACCACGTCAGCGCAAGTTGCTGCCAGTACGCCATCAAGCGTTTCCGAACATTGCAGTAACAACCGTCCCACTGTGCCTGAGGACGATAACCTCCACCGCCAGTTAGATAGCACCGACACCTTACCCGATTTGCTCAATGCCTCTGTGGTCAGCATTGAGCTCAGGCAACTGAATGTCTTTGATACCTCTTTGCCGGAGGAAGACAACGCCGTATTTCGCTTTGCAAATCGGGCGCACATCAAAACGAAACCTGAGGTGATCCGCAATTTATTACTATTTACCCAAGGAGGCGAATATGACCCCAAATTGCTGCGAGAGTCAGAGCGACTATTGCGTCAACAGCCCTATATCTATGATGCCAGGATCTTTGCCGAACAAACCTGTGACGGAGAAGTAGCAGTCACCGTCATTACGCGCGACCTCTGGACCTTGCTACCCGATATCAGTTTCAGCCGCAGCGGCGGCGATAATTCAACTCGTCTTGGCTTTCGTGAGTCGAACTTGCTGGGCTATGGTAAACGCCTGTCACTGACGCATATTTCCGACCCGGATCGCAGTGGCTATTTATTTGTTTATGATGACCCCCAAATCCTTTCGAGCCGTTACCGGGGGCGCCTTGAGTACGCGGACAACGATGATGGAAAAGTGCATTACGTTGGCGTTGAATACCCGTTTTTTTCAATCTCCACGCCTTATAGTTACGGTATCAGTAACTTAAGTAACCGTCGGGTTGAGTCACTGTACAATTTGGGTGAAGAGATCTCGGAGTATCAGCAGCTCAGCGAAATATCCAACCTCTACATTGGCCGCTCCTTTGCACTCGACAATGACTGGACACGTCGACTCTTACTCGGATATCAGGATGAAAAGCAAGAATTTACCCGCCTTCGCGGTACCACTTTACCCATTGCTGAAAACCGGACGCTACGCTACCCCTATATTCAGGCACAGTGGTTTGAAGATGCCTATATTAAGGTCCGCAATTTTGATTCCATCTATCGCACAGAAGATTTAAATTTAGGCTGGAATATCAATGCCCAGCTTGGCTATTCAGACAGTGAGCTCAGTGATGATGACAGCCGCTGGGTGCTGGCATTCAATGCCAACAAAGCCCACTTCACCTCTGCAGACAGTTTGCTCCGCTTTGCCTTCAACTTACATGGTTACTGGAACAAACGTCAGGATCAGGCTGAAAATCTGCTATTCAGTTCACGACTGCAATATTATCTCAATACCAGCCTACACCAATCCTGGTATGCCCAGCTTGAAATTCAATATGGTAAACACCTCAGTGCCGATAAACAGATCACCCTGGGCGGAGAAACCGGTTTACGGGGCTATCCCAGCAATTACCTGCAAGGCAATCGTCGGATCCTGCTGAACCTTGAGAAGCGCTATTACTGGGAATATGATTTACTACACCTGTTTAAAGTGGGTGGTGCCGCCTACTTTGATATTGGCCGGGTTGATGGCCGCCCCATACCGCCACCATTGCCAGACAGTCTCGACGAGCCACACACTTTAACGGATCTACAGCAACATGCGTTAACACATCAAATTCAGGGTCAGTTTCTTAAAAACATCGGTATCGGACTGCGGCTTGCTCCCAGTCGGGCTAACTCAGGACTGGTGCTGCATCTGGACGTCGCTGCGCCCCTTGATGGCCCGGACAACATTGACTCAGTACAGTGGTTATTTACCGTTAAAAACCGCTTTTAA